The Apium graveolens cultivar Ventura chromosome 6, ASM990537v1, whole genome shotgun sequence genome contains a region encoding:
- the LOC141667815 gene encoding uncharacterized protein LOC141667815 isoform X4, with amino-acid sequence MEGLSLPTTTSIKTSDFILKVPFFSHPRRLSTVSLPCKSKRFVLYASNDEPRLNEWDQMELKFGKMLGEDPKLTLAKIMGKKYNPDMSDLEIEKMYYKKGGKGMSYDISEELSFDVPKKRQSPTSLDGLNLARPVPKKLDGLNLARPVPKKLDGLNLVRPVPKKGVKFEVDNKPMVSNFKRPSIPAVKVVNSTKVRVPDVILRKPSVYSEDDAGNSKASTSYSQYNMSINIGKGKKKVKDKFSDIALIRKPELISFDQENKQESSDNADAEVRKVVEQNSIKNLLDSTKQNNFALVEKPQMLDNESEKGAPEDTESTAGEQLSSQMEHTSKVSPELNNLALIEQPQIVEKPQTLDNDSEHGTPEEEDTGSSYPKVLSAEMVQKATITPDQDNFTLVEKPQMLDNDSQQGTSEDDTGPSSAKDLSSELVPTSRLSPEQSLEGGDASPSGSDGQQSETLTASKTKSDSYNSSTSAEAVLHKPARLNQSVKRTSDVTRGEKIRANTESYDGSIGLEKLRTPPPLEERENIDWKRAEDLVKTGGRVEVEVISSSTRGFVVSFGSIIGFLPYRNLAAKHKFLAVESWLRRRGLDPSMYKQNLSIIGSSEVATKAPTISSSDVSLEHNVDEEISSSNTLEDLLMIYDQEKLKFLSSFVGQKFKVNVLLAERKSRRLILSVKPKEKEELVEKKRKLMAKLSIGDVVKCCIKKITYFGIFVEVEGVPALIHQTEVSWDATLDPASYFKVGQIVEAKIHQIDFAVERIFLSLKDIAPDPMIESMEVVVGNNDSFGGELAAAEADDEWADVESLIKELEQFEGIKAVSRGRYFLSPGLAPAFQVYMASMFENQYKLLARAGNRVQEVIVETSLGKEDIKSAISACTNKVK; translated from the exons ATGGAGGGACTTTCATTACCAACAACTACTTCTATAAAAACCTCTGATTTTATACTGAAAGTTCCATTTTTTTCACACCCAAGAAGATTATCAACTGTTTCTTTACCTTGTAAATCAAAAAGATTTGTTCTTTATGCATCAAATGATGAGCCAAGACTTAATGAGTGGGACCAAATGGAACTCAAGTTTGGGAAGATGCTTGGTGAAGACCCTAAACTTACTCTTGCTAAG ATAATGGGTAAAAAGTATAACCCTGATATGTCTGACTTGGAAATTGAAAAAATGTATTACAAGAAGGGTGGTAAAGGAATGAGTTATGATATAAGTGAGGAGCTTTCATTTGATGTGCCTAAGAAAAGGCAGTCACCGACTTCATTGGATGGACTGAATTTGGCTCGACCAGTCCCTAAGAAACTGGATGGACTGAATTTGGCCCGACCGGTCCCTAAGAAACTGGATGGACTGAATTTGGTTCGACCCGTCCCTAAGAAAGGAGTGAAATTTGAAGTTGATAATAAACCAATGGTTTCTAATTTTAAAAGACCAAGCATACCAGCAGTTAAAGTGGTTAATAGTACTAAAGTTCGCGTTCCTGATGTTATCTTGCGGAAACCATCTGTGTACAGTGAGGATGATGCTGGGAATAGCAAAGCGTCTACATCGTATAGTCAATATAACATGTCAATAAATATAGGCAAAGGGAAAAAGAAAGTAAAGGACAAGTTTAGTGATATCGCCTTGATAAGGAAACCTGAGCTCATTAGTTTCGATCAAGAGAACAAACAAGAATCTTCCGATAATGCTGATGCAGAAGTTAGAAAGGTTGTGGAGCAGAACAGTATAAAAAATCTACTAGATTCCACGAAACAAAACAATTTTGCACTTGTAGAAAAACCTCAGATGTTGGATAACGAAAGTGAGAAAGGTGCCCCTGAGGATACTGAGTCGACCGCTGGGGAACAATTATCTTCCCAAATGGAACACACATCAAAAGTAAGCCCTGAGCTAAACAATCTTGCACTTATAGAACAACCTCAAATTGTAGAAAAACCTCAAACTTTGGATAATGATAGTGAACACGGTACTCCTGAAGAGGAAGATACTGGATCAAGCTACCCAAAAGTTTTATCTGCGGAAATGGTACAAAAAGCAACAATAACTCCCGACCAAGACAATTTCACACTTGTAGAAAAACCTCAGATGTTGGATAATGATAGTCAACAAGGAACGTCAGAGGATGATACTGGACCAAGCTCTGCGAAAGATCTGTCTTCCGAATTGGTGCCCACATCAAGATTAAGTCCTGAGCAATCTTTAGAAGGTGGCGATGCCTCACCCTCAGGTAGTGATGGACAGCAAAGTGAAACTTTAACAG CATCGAAGACAAAATCAGACAGTTATAATTCCAGTACGTCTGCAGAAGCTGTTCTCCATAAACCAGCAAG ATTAAACCAATCTGTGAAACGGACTTCAGACGTGACTAGAGGCGAGAAAATTCGTGCAAACACTGAAAGTTATGATGGCAGTATAGGGCTTGAGAAGCTCCGTACACCACCACCTCTGGAG GAACGTGAAAATATCGACTGGAAAAGAGCGGAAGATCTAGTTAAGACTGGTGGCAGAGTGGAAGTGGAAGTGATAAGCTCTAGCACTAGAGGTTTTGTT GTATCGTTTGGCTCAATAATTGGATTCCTACCATACCGCAATCTTGCAGCCAAACACAAGTTCTTGGCCGTTGAGTCTTGGTTAAGAAGGAGAGGTTTGGACCCATCTATGTACAAGCAAAATCTAAGTATCATCGGAAGCTCTGAAGTTGCAACAAAGGCTCCTACTATTTCGAGCTCAGATGTCAGCCTTGAGCATAAtgttgatgaagaaatatcatcCAGTAATACACTTGAAGATCTACTCATGATTTATGACCAAGAGAAGCTTAAATTCTTGTCATCCTTTGTCGGCCAG AAATTCAAAGTAAATGTACTACTAGCAGAAAGAAAATCTAGAAGGCTAATATTGTCTGTGAAGCCAAAGGAGAAGGAAGAATTAGTTGAGAAAAAAAGAAAGCTGATG GCTAAATTGAGCATTGGAGACGTGGTGAAATGTTGCATAAAAAAGATCACATACTTTGGTATATTTGTTGAG GTTGAAGGAGTCCCCGCTCTGATTCACCAAACAGAAGTGTCCTGGGATGCAACTCTGGACCCTGCATCATATTTTAAAGTTGGCCAG ATTGTTGAGGCAAAAATTCATCAAATAGACTTTGCAGTTGAACGCATTTTTCTGTCCTTGAAGGATATAGCG CCAGATCCAATGATCGAGTCCATGGAAGTTGTAGTTGGTAACAATGATTCCTTCGGCGGGGAATTGGCAGCAGCCGAAGCAGATGATGAG TGGGCAGATGTAGAATCACTAATAAAAGAACTAGAGCAATTTGAAGGAATTAAGGCTGTATCAAGAGGTCGCTATTTCTTGAGCCCTGGTTTGGCCCCAGCATTTCAG GTTTATATGGCTTCCATGTTTGAAAATCAATACAAATTGCTTGCTAGAGCAGGAAACAGAGTACAAGAG GTGATCGTTGAAACATCATTAGGAAAAGAAGATATTAAATCAGCAATTTCAGCATGTACCAACAAAGTCAAGTGA
- the LOC141667815 gene encoding uncharacterized protein LOC141667815 isoform X2, translating to MEGLSLPTTTSIKTSDFILKVPFFSHPRRLSTVSLPCKSKRFVLYASNDEPRLNEWDQMELKFGKMLGEDPKLTLAKIMGKKYNPDMSDLEIEKMYYKKGGKGMSYDISEELSFDVPKKRQSPTSLDGLNLARPVPKKLDGLNLARPVPKKLDGLNLVRPVPKKGVKFEVDNKPMVSNFKRPSIPAVKVVNSTKVRVPDVILRKPSVYSEDDAGNSKASTSYSQYNMSINIGKGKKKVKDKFSDIALIRKPELISFDQENKQESSDNADAEVRKVVEQNSIKNLLDSTKQNNFALVEKPQMLDNESEKGAPEDTESTAGEQLSSQMEHTSKVSPELNNLALIEQPQIVEKPQTLDNDSEHGTPEEEDTGSSYPKVLSAEMVQKATITPDQDNFTLVEKPQMLDNDSQQGTSEDDTGPSSAKDLSSELVPTSRLSPEQSLEGGDASPSGSDGQQSETLTGSDVKLAVTEASKTKSDSYNSSTSAEAVLHKPARLNQSVKRTSDVTRGEKIRANTESYDGSIGLEKLRTPPPLEERENIDWKRAEDLVKTGGRVEVEVISSSTRGFVVSFGSIIGFLPYRNLAAKHKFLAVESWLRRRGLDPSMYKQNLSIIGSSEVATKAPTISSSDVSLEHNVDEEISSSNTLEDLLMIYDQEKLKFLSSFVGQKFKVNVLLAERKSRRLILSVKPKEKEELVEKKRKLMAKLSIGDVVKCCIKKITYFGIFVEVEGVPALIHQTEVSWDATLDPASYFKVGQIVEAKIHQIDFAVERIFLSLKDIAPDPMIESMEVVVGNNDSFGGELAAAEADDEWADVESLIKELEQFEGIKAVSRGRYFLSPGLAPAFQVYMASMFENQYKLLARAGNRVQEVIVETSLGKEDIKSAISACTNKVK from the exons ATGGAGGGACTTTCATTACCAACAACTACTTCTATAAAAACCTCTGATTTTATACTGAAAGTTCCATTTTTTTCACACCCAAGAAGATTATCAACTGTTTCTTTACCTTGTAAATCAAAAAGATTTGTTCTTTATGCATCAAATGATGAGCCAAGACTTAATGAGTGGGACCAAATGGAACTCAAGTTTGGGAAGATGCTTGGTGAAGACCCTAAACTTACTCTTGCTAAG ATAATGGGTAAAAAGTATAACCCTGATATGTCTGACTTGGAAATTGAAAAAATGTATTACAAGAAGGGTGGTAAAGGAATGAGTTATGATATAAGTGAGGAGCTTTCATTTGATGTGCCTAAGAAAAGGCAGTCACCGACTTCATTGGATGGACTGAATTTGGCTCGACCAGTCCCTAAGAAACTGGATGGACTGAATTTGGCCCGACCGGTCCCTAAGAAACTGGATGGACTGAATTTGGTTCGACCCGTCCCTAAGAAAGGAGTGAAATTTGAAGTTGATAATAAACCAATGGTTTCTAATTTTAAAAGACCAAGCATACCAGCAGTTAAAGTGGTTAATAGTACTAAAGTTCGCGTTCCTGATGTTATCTTGCGGAAACCATCTGTGTACAGTGAGGATGATGCTGGGAATAGCAAAGCGTCTACATCGTATAGTCAATATAACATGTCAATAAATATAGGCAAAGGGAAAAAGAAAGTAAAGGACAAGTTTAGTGATATCGCCTTGATAAGGAAACCTGAGCTCATTAGTTTCGATCAAGAGAACAAACAAGAATCTTCCGATAATGCTGATGCAGAAGTTAGAAAGGTTGTGGAGCAGAACAGTATAAAAAATCTACTAGATTCCACGAAACAAAACAATTTTGCACTTGTAGAAAAACCTCAGATGTTGGATAACGAAAGTGAGAAAGGTGCCCCTGAGGATACTGAGTCGACCGCTGGGGAACAATTATCTTCCCAAATGGAACACACATCAAAAGTAAGCCCTGAGCTAAACAATCTTGCACTTATAGAACAACCTCAAATTGTAGAAAAACCTCAAACTTTGGATAATGATAGTGAACACGGTACTCCTGAAGAGGAAGATACTGGATCAAGCTACCCAAAAGTTTTATCTGCGGAAATGGTACAAAAAGCAACAATAACTCCCGACCAAGACAATTTCACACTTGTAGAAAAACCTCAGATGTTGGATAATGATAGTCAACAAGGAACGTCAGAGGATGATACTGGACCAAGCTCTGCGAAAGATCTGTCTTCCGAATTGGTGCCCACATCAAGATTAAGTCCTGAGCAATCTTTAGAAGGTGGCGATGCCTCACCCTCAGGTAGTGATGGACAGCAAAGTGAAACTTTAACAG GGTCTGATGTGAAACTTGCTGTCACTGAAGCATCGAAGACAAAATCAGACAGTTATAATTCCAGTACGTCTGCAGAAGCTGTTCTCCATAAACCAGCAAG ATTAAACCAATCTGTGAAACGGACTTCAGACGTGACTAGAGGCGAGAAAATTCGTGCAAACACTGAAAGTTATGATGGCAGTATAGGGCTTGAGAAGCTCCGTACACCACCACCTCTGGAG GAACGTGAAAATATCGACTGGAAAAGAGCGGAAGATCTAGTTAAGACTGGTGGCAGAGTGGAAGTGGAAGTGATAAGCTCTAGCACTAGAGGTTTTGTT GTATCGTTTGGCTCAATAATTGGATTCCTACCATACCGCAATCTTGCAGCCAAACACAAGTTCTTGGCCGTTGAGTCTTGGTTAAGAAGGAGAGGTTTGGACCCATCTATGTACAAGCAAAATCTAAGTATCATCGGAAGCTCTGAAGTTGCAACAAAGGCTCCTACTATTTCGAGCTCAGATGTCAGCCTTGAGCATAAtgttgatgaagaaatatcatcCAGTAATACACTTGAAGATCTACTCATGATTTATGACCAAGAGAAGCTTAAATTCTTGTCATCCTTTGTCGGCCAG AAATTCAAAGTAAATGTACTACTAGCAGAAAGAAAATCTAGAAGGCTAATATTGTCTGTGAAGCCAAAGGAGAAGGAAGAATTAGTTGAGAAAAAAAGAAAGCTGATG GCTAAATTGAGCATTGGAGACGTGGTGAAATGTTGCATAAAAAAGATCACATACTTTGGTATATTTGTTGAG GTTGAAGGAGTCCCCGCTCTGATTCACCAAACAGAAGTGTCCTGGGATGCAACTCTGGACCCTGCATCATATTTTAAAGTTGGCCAG ATTGTTGAGGCAAAAATTCATCAAATAGACTTTGCAGTTGAACGCATTTTTCTGTCCTTGAAGGATATAGCG CCAGATCCAATGATCGAGTCCATGGAAGTTGTAGTTGGTAACAATGATTCCTTCGGCGGGGAATTGGCAGCAGCCGAAGCAGATGATGAG TGGGCAGATGTAGAATCACTAATAAAAGAACTAGAGCAATTTGAAGGAATTAAGGCTGTATCAAGAGGTCGCTATTTCTTGAGCCCTGGTTTGGCCCCAGCATTTCAG GTTTATATGGCTTCCATGTTTGAAAATCAATACAAATTGCTTGCTAGAGCAGGAAACAGAGTACAAGAG GTGATCGTTGAAACATCATTAGGAAAAGAAGATATTAAATCAGCAATTTCAGCATGTACCAACAAAGTCAAGTGA
- the LOC141667815 gene encoding uncharacterized protein LOC141667815 isoform X1 produces the protein MEGLSLPTTTSIKTSDFILKVPFFSHPRRLSTVSLPCKSKRFVLYASNDEPRLNEWDQMELKFGKMLGEDPKLTLAKIMGKKYNPDMSDLEIEKMYYKKGGKGMSYDISEELSFDVPKKRQSPTSLDGLNLARPVPKKLDGLNLARPVPKKLDGLNLVRPVPKKGVKFEVDNKPMVSNFKRPSIPAVKVVNSTKVRVPDVILRKPSVYSEDDAGNSKASTSYSQYNMSINIGKGKKKVKDKFSDIALIRKPELISFDQENKQESSDNADAEVRKVVEQNSIKNLLDSTKQNNFALVEKPQMLDNESEKGAPEDTESTAGEQLSSQMEHTSKVSPELNNLALIEQPQIVEKPQTLDNDSEHGTPEEEDTGSSYPKVLSAEMVQKATITPDQDNFTLVEKPQMLDNDSQQGTSEDDTGPSSAKDLSSELVPTSRLSPEQSLEGGDASPSGSDGQQSETLTELRPFQQNDLGSDVKLAVTEASKTKSDSYNSSTSAEAVLHKPARLNQSVKRTSDVTRGEKIRANTESYDGSIGLEKLRTPPPLEERENIDWKRAEDLVKTGGRVEVEVISSSTRGFVVSFGSIIGFLPYRNLAAKHKFLAVESWLRRRGLDPSMYKQNLSIIGSSEVATKAPTISSSDVSLEHNVDEEISSSNTLEDLLMIYDQEKLKFLSSFVGQKFKVNVLLAERKSRRLILSVKPKEKEELVEKKRKLMAKLSIGDVVKCCIKKITYFGIFVEVEGVPALIHQTEVSWDATLDPASYFKVGQIVEAKIHQIDFAVERIFLSLKDIAPDPMIESMEVVVGNNDSFGGELAAAEADDEWADVESLIKELEQFEGIKAVSRGRYFLSPGLAPAFQVYMASMFENQYKLLARAGNRVQEVIVETSLGKEDIKSAISACTNKVK, from the exons ATGGAGGGACTTTCATTACCAACAACTACTTCTATAAAAACCTCTGATTTTATACTGAAAGTTCCATTTTTTTCACACCCAAGAAGATTATCAACTGTTTCTTTACCTTGTAAATCAAAAAGATTTGTTCTTTATGCATCAAATGATGAGCCAAGACTTAATGAGTGGGACCAAATGGAACTCAAGTTTGGGAAGATGCTTGGTGAAGACCCTAAACTTACTCTTGCTAAG ATAATGGGTAAAAAGTATAACCCTGATATGTCTGACTTGGAAATTGAAAAAATGTATTACAAGAAGGGTGGTAAAGGAATGAGTTATGATATAAGTGAGGAGCTTTCATTTGATGTGCCTAAGAAAAGGCAGTCACCGACTTCATTGGATGGACTGAATTTGGCTCGACCAGTCCCTAAGAAACTGGATGGACTGAATTTGGCCCGACCGGTCCCTAAGAAACTGGATGGACTGAATTTGGTTCGACCCGTCCCTAAGAAAGGAGTGAAATTTGAAGTTGATAATAAACCAATGGTTTCTAATTTTAAAAGACCAAGCATACCAGCAGTTAAAGTGGTTAATAGTACTAAAGTTCGCGTTCCTGATGTTATCTTGCGGAAACCATCTGTGTACAGTGAGGATGATGCTGGGAATAGCAAAGCGTCTACATCGTATAGTCAATATAACATGTCAATAAATATAGGCAAAGGGAAAAAGAAAGTAAAGGACAAGTTTAGTGATATCGCCTTGATAAGGAAACCTGAGCTCATTAGTTTCGATCAAGAGAACAAACAAGAATCTTCCGATAATGCTGATGCAGAAGTTAGAAAGGTTGTGGAGCAGAACAGTATAAAAAATCTACTAGATTCCACGAAACAAAACAATTTTGCACTTGTAGAAAAACCTCAGATGTTGGATAACGAAAGTGAGAAAGGTGCCCCTGAGGATACTGAGTCGACCGCTGGGGAACAATTATCTTCCCAAATGGAACACACATCAAAAGTAAGCCCTGAGCTAAACAATCTTGCACTTATAGAACAACCTCAAATTGTAGAAAAACCTCAAACTTTGGATAATGATAGTGAACACGGTACTCCTGAAGAGGAAGATACTGGATCAAGCTACCCAAAAGTTTTATCTGCGGAAATGGTACAAAAAGCAACAATAACTCCCGACCAAGACAATTTCACACTTGTAGAAAAACCTCAGATGTTGGATAATGATAGTCAACAAGGAACGTCAGAGGATGATACTGGACCAAGCTCTGCGAAAGATCTGTCTTCCGAATTGGTGCCCACATCAAGATTAAGTCCTGAGCAATCTTTAGAAGGTGGCGATGCCTCACCCTCAGGTAGTGATGGACAGCAAAGTGAAACTTTAACAG AATTAAGGCCATTTCAGCAAAATGATTTAGGGTCTGATGTGAAACTTGCTGTCACTGAAGCATCGAAGACAAAATCAGACAGTTATAATTCCAGTACGTCTGCAGAAGCTGTTCTCCATAAACCAGCAAG ATTAAACCAATCTGTGAAACGGACTTCAGACGTGACTAGAGGCGAGAAAATTCGTGCAAACACTGAAAGTTATGATGGCAGTATAGGGCTTGAGAAGCTCCGTACACCACCACCTCTGGAG GAACGTGAAAATATCGACTGGAAAAGAGCGGAAGATCTAGTTAAGACTGGTGGCAGAGTGGAAGTGGAAGTGATAAGCTCTAGCACTAGAGGTTTTGTT GTATCGTTTGGCTCAATAATTGGATTCCTACCATACCGCAATCTTGCAGCCAAACACAAGTTCTTGGCCGTTGAGTCTTGGTTAAGAAGGAGAGGTTTGGACCCATCTATGTACAAGCAAAATCTAAGTATCATCGGAAGCTCTGAAGTTGCAACAAAGGCTCCTACTATTTCGAGCTCAGATGTCAGCCTTGAGCATAAtgttgatgaagaaatatcatcCAGTAATACACTTGAAGATCTACTCATGATTTATGACCAAGAGAAGCTTAAATTCTTGTCATCCTTTGTCGGCCAG AAATTCAAAGTAAATGTACTACTAGCAGAAAGAAAATCTAGAAGGCTAATATTGTCTGTGAAGCCAAAGGAGAAGGAAGAATTAGTTGAGAAAAAAAGAAAGCTGATG GCTAAATTGAGCATTGGAGACGTGGTGAAATGTTGCATAAAAAAGATCACATACTTTGGTATATTTGTTGAG GTTGAAGGAGTCCCCGCTCTGATTCACCAAACAGAAGTGTCCTGGGATGCAACTCTGGACCCTGCATCATATTTTAAAGTTGGCCAG ATTGTTGAGGCAAAAATTCATCAAATAGACTTTGCAGTTGAACGCATTTTTCTGTCCTTGAAGGATATAGCG CCAGATCCAATGATCGAGTCCATGGAAGTTGTAGTTGGTAACAATGATTCCTTCGGCGGGGAATTGGCAGCAGCCGAAGCAGATGATGAG TGGGCAGATGTAGAATCACTAATAAAAGAACTAGAGCAATTTGAAGGAATTAAGGCTGTATCAAGAGGTCGCTATTTCTTGAGCCCTGGTTTGGCCCCAGCATTTCAG GTTTATATGGCTTCCATGTTTGAAAATCAATACAAATTGCTTGCTAGAGCAGGAAACAGAGTACAAGAG GTGATCGTTGAAACATCATTAGGAAAAGAAGATATTAAATCAGCAATTTCAGCATGTACCAACAAAGTCAAGTGA
- the LOC141667815 gene encoding uncharacterized protein LOC141667815 isoform X3, with product MEGLSLPTTTSIKTSDFILKVPFFSHPRRLSTVSLPCKSKRFVLYASNDEPRLNEWDQMELKFGKMLGEDPKLTLAKIMGKKYNPDMSDLEIEKMYYKKGGKGMSYDISEELSFDVPKKRQSPTSLDGLNLARPVPKKLDGLNLARPVPKKLDGLNLVRPVPKKGVKFEVDNKPMVSNFKRPSIPAVKVVNSTKVRVPDVILRKPSVYSEDDAGNSKASTSYSQYNMSINIGKGKKKVKDKFSDIALIRKPELISFDQENKQESSDNADAEVRKVVEQNSIKNLLDSTKQNNFALVEKPQMLDNESEKGAPEDTESTAGEQLSSQMEHTSKVSPELNNLALIEQPQIVEKPQTLDNDSEHGTPEEEDTGSSYPKVLSAEMVQKATITPDQDNFTLVEKPQMLDNDSQQGTSEDDTGPSSAKDLSSELVPTSRLSPEQSLEGGDASPSGSDGQQSETLTELRPFQQNDLGSDVKLAVTEASKTKSDSYNSSTSAEAVLHKPARLNQSVKRTSDVTRGEKIRANTESYDGSIGLEKLRTPPPLEERENIDWKRAEDLVKTGGRVEVEVISSSTRGFVVSFGSIIGFLPYRNLAAKHKFLAVESWLRRRGLDPSMYKQNLSIIGSSEVATKAPTISSSDVSLEHNVDEEISSSNTLEDLLMIYDQEKLKFLSSFVGQKFKVNVLLAERKSRRLILSVKPKEKEELVEKKRKLMAKLSIGDVVKCCIKKITYFGIFVEVEGVPALIHQTEVSWDATLDPASYFKVGQIVEAKIHQIDFAVERIFLSLKDIAPDPMIESMEVVVGNNDSFGGELAAAEADDEWADVESLIKELEQFEGIKAVSRGRYFLSPGLAPAFQVYMASMFENQYKLLARAGNRVQELMTGDAGCGH from the exons ATGGAGGGACTTTCATTACCAACAACTACTTCTATAAAAACCTCTGATTTTATACTGAAAGTTCCATTTTTTTCACACCCAAGAAGATTATCAACTGTTTCTTTACCTTGTAAATCAAAAAGATTTGTTCTTTATGCATCAAATGATGAGCCAAGACTTAATGAGTGGGACCAAATGGAACTCAAGTTTGGGAAGATGCTTGGTGAAGACCCTAAACTTACTCTTGCTAAG ATAATGGGTAAAAAGTATAACCCTGATATGTCTGACTTGGAAATTGAAAAAATGTATTACAAGAAGGGTGGTAAAGGAATGAGTTATGATATAAGTGAGGAGCTTTCATTTGATGTGCCTAAGAAAAGGCAGTCACCGACTTCATTGGATGGACTGAATTTGGCTCGACCAGTCCCTAAGAAACTGGATGGACTGAATTTGGCCCGACCGGTCCCTAAGAAACTGGATGGACTGAATTTGGTTCGACCCGTCCCTAAGAAAGGAGTGAAATTTGAAGTTGATAATAAACCAATGGTTTCTAATTTTAAAAGACCAAGCATACCAGCAGTTAAAGTGGTTAATAGTACTAAAGTTCGCGTTCCTGATGTTATCTTGCGGAAACCATCTGTGTACAGTGAGGATGATGCTGGGAATAGCAAAGCGTCTACATCGTATAGTCAATATAACATGTCAATAAATATAGGCAAAGGGAAAAAGAAAGTAAAGGACAAGTTTAGTGATATCGCCTTGATAAGGAAACCTGAGCTCATTAGTTTCGATCAAGAGAACAAACAAGAATCTTCCGATAATGCTGATGCAGAAGTTAGAAAGGTTGTGGAGCAGAACAGTATAAAAAATCTACTAGATTCCACGAAACAAAACAATTTTGCACTTGTAGAAAAACCTCAGATGTTGGATAACGAAAGTGAGAAAGGTGCCCCTGAGGATACTGAGTCGACCGCTGGGGAACAATTATCTTCCCAAATGGAACACACATCAAAAGTAAGCCCTGAGCTAAACAATCTTGCACTTATAGAACAACCTCAAATTGTAGAAAAACCTCAAACTTTGGATAATGATAGTGAACACGGTACTCCTGAAGAGGAAGATACTGGATCAAGCTACCCAAAAGTTTTATCTGCGGAAATGGTACAAAAAGCAACAATAACTCCCGACCAAGACAATTTCACACTTGTAGAAAAACCTCAGATGTTGGATAATGATAGTCAACAAGGAACGTCAGAGGATGATACTGGACCAAGCTCTGCGAAAGATCTGTCTTCCGAATTGGTGCCCACATCAAGATTAAGTCCTGAGCAATCTTTAGAAGGTGGCGATGCCTCACCCTCAGGTAGTGATGGACAGCAAAGTGAAACTTTAACAG AATTAAGGCCATTTCAGCAAAATGATTTAGGGTCTGATGTGAAACTTGCTGTCACTGAAGCATCGAAGACAAAATCAGACAGTTATAATTCCAGTACGTCTGCAGAAGCTGTTCTCCATAAACCAGCAAG ATTAAACCAATCTGTGAAACGGACTTCAGACGTGACTAGAGGCGAGAAAATTCGTGCAAACACTGAAAGTTATGATGGCAGTATAGGGCTTGAGAAGCTCCGTACACCACCACCTCTGGAG GAACGTGAAAATATCGACTGGAAAAGAGCGGAAGATCTAGTTAAGACTGGTGGCAGAGTGGAAGTGGAAGTGATAAGCTCTAGCACTAGAGGTTTTGTT GTATCGTTTGGCTCAATAATTGGATTCCTACCATACCGCAATCTTGCAGCCAAACACAAGTTCTTGGCCGTTGAGTCTTGGTTAAGAAGGAGAGGTTTGGACCCATCTATGTACAAGCAAAATCTAAGTATCATCGGAAGCTCTGAAGTTGCAACAAAGGCTCCTACTATTTCGAGCTCAGATGTCAGCCTTGAGCATAAtgttgatgaagaaatatcatcCAGTAATACACTTGAAGATCTACTCATGATTTATGACCAAGAGAAGCTTAAATTCTTGTCATCCTTTGTCGGCCAG AAATTCAAAGTAAATGTACTACTAGCAGAAAGAAAATCTAGAAGGCTAATATTGTCTGTGAAGCCAAAGGAGAAGGAAGAATTAGTTGAGAAAAAAAGAAAGCTGATG GCTAAATTGAGCATTGGAGACGTGGTGAAATGTTGCATAAAAAAGATCACATACTTTGGTATATTTGTTGAG GTTGAAGGAGTCCCCGCTCTGATTCACCAAACAGAAGTGTCCTGGGATGCAACTCTGGACCCTGCATCATATTTTAAAGTTGGCCAG ATTGTTGAGGCAAAAATTCATCAAATAGACTTTGCAGTTGAACGCATTTTTCTGTCCTTGAAGGATATAGCG CCAGATCCAATGATCGAGTCCATGGAAGTTGTAGTTGGTAACAATGATTCCTTCGGCGGGGAATTGGCAGCAGCCGAAGCAGATGATGAG TGGGCAGATGTAGAATCACTAATAAAAGAACTAGAGCAATTTGAAGGAATTAAGGCTGTATCAAGAGGTCGCTATTTCTTGAGCCCTGGTTTGGCCCCAGCATTTCAG GTTTATATGGCTTCCATGTTTGAAAATCAATACAAATTGCTTGCTAGAGCAGGAAACAGAGTACAAGAG TTAATGACTGGCGATGCGGGCTGCGGGCATTGA